Proteins encoded by one window of Lates calcarifer isolate ASB-BC8 linkage group LG7_1, TLL_Latcal_v3, whole genome shotgun sequence:
- the lama4 gene encoding LOW QUALITY PROTEIN: laminin subunit alpha-4 (The sequence of the model RefSeq protein was modified relative to this genomic sequence to represent the inferred CDS: deleted 4 bases in 4 codons), with amino-acid sequence MAAKSLSCLCLLCILSGIAYPASATRPGEQQQSVLKVCAKGFFLSEQNICLPCNCKGHADYCEDITGICINCRDHSAGDFCEMCEDGYMLAPSLDRRHSCRPCACPLSVPSNNFAVHCDRGGTVLRCKCQEGYAGHFCERCAPGYYGNPMAIGNSCKRCDCNGNSDPNLIFNECHNVTGHCQHCWGNTAGANCERCAPGFYGDAITDKNCRECMCNKCGTSSCDDRTGVCHCKPGVTGRLCDQCEEGYSGFSSCQGCRRCECGPASVRSTCHPLTHSCPCRPGAGGRYCERCLPGYWDYSPSGCKKCDCEKGHCDMHTGECLPEAATVNLCNISCDECIWHLIGDLRLSNKTLDQLKVGVLNISTGAAANDRLKYYNYTAHRLQTQFQGWRNKSSAIKAQTGELEEATDTVVLDIRQLGESESVVMTLGNRLDNDTSETLTLAEQLSTNLTDLNIRIEEMIHDWELYSVHQDVDPEVVRRNTEEAQGMVAWMRKLDLSPREPIATDESTEAHDLLRRIRQLEKKLIITDSRLPPVREVLTRFSTKLLDAQGFLQKAASTIQETENKYTANVLKFQRNEVKQQGLTDDHTAVNDTLEVARGFISDTERTVAEVDAMVQNVTEYHAAIDGASQKLMEKTERLSLADRDLVQTADDHAEELDRQANELEEDLRASDANGFVQRAISAANVYNNIVKYIDDANITSLTTLNLSQRAEDAITGVNKQLGYLVTQSDNVFKESVSLRSEQIEVESEVADKLKYIEETKETMDKNTKKLSEIVQDISGIQADRTPQRLEFTLKVAEGTLNRSAEVLQTVTPISSKVEEWANNMRNNEYSTAAYEQAVSSAGDAVENLNVLVPELLNKLKVVEEKKPVNNVTTNIMRIRELIAQARSVAKKVQVSMKFNGQSSVEVHPHTNLEELKTVTSISLFMRVDPDKDPIEDRFILYLGDRNGAKDYMGLAIKNDNLVYVYNLGGEDVEIPLGSKPVSQWPAVFNYIKVERLGRHGKVFLTIPSQSSTDEQKFIQKGEAPGTDSLFDIDPKDIVFFVGGVPPDVRLPPPLALAPFVGCIELASLNNDVISLYNFKMTHKMDMVTSSPCPRYKLAFSQSRIASYLFDGTGYALINNIERRGKFGVVTRFDIAVRTVANNGVLFLMVSGDKFFLLELKNGFLRLMYDFGFSNGPKLLENNLPKLQINDARYHEVSVIYHQSKKVILLVDKSHVKSMENPKTTLPFSDIYIGGAPSSILKSRPELSAVMGLKGCVKGFQFQKKDFNLLEEPGTIGISSGCPEESFMSRKAYFTGESYLGSTAKISPFDNFEGGLNFRTLQSSGLLFYHSEGSDEFSISLENGAVVLNSRGTRVKSHKKQYSDGRTHFLVASVNNQKYSLLVDDKDKQEKKRPSSATRSSSGSAVKTFYYGGSPSSSFKNFTGCISYAYINRQDRDIEPEDFQRYTEKVQTSLQDCPVQRPPAALLSGHSVNTTRVKHGQSQKVTRDKSSLPLGLSLISEPNMEPCYLSSSPRASPQAFHYGGIANSRQHYKDLPDSLSERSHFSLSLKTHSSFGLIFYVSDVQEDNFMALFLAHGKLVYTFNVADQRVKIKSEKKYNDGAWHNVIFIRDESMGRLIIDGLTVLEDELEGSNTSWHVNSPLYVGGVPPGRAQKNIQRNSAHSFTGCLKNLQLDGQQLSSATETFGVTPCFEGVSETGTYFSKEGGYIMLDDSFDLGLRFELVMEVRPRVSSGVLMHVHAAEGFLTMYIHQGAVVVLVNDGTHEFFTKVSPRQDLCAGNWHRITVIRDANVVQLDVDSEVNHVVGPLNASSTDSTKPVFIGGAPDLFLPENIPTREAYVGCMRNLSINNSQVNFSKAVLVSGAVSIGTCPAA; translated from the exons GTGTGTGCGAAGGGATTTTTCCTTAGTGAGCAAAACATATGCTTACCATGTAACTGTAAAGGCCACGCTGACTACTGTGAAGACATCACTGGCATTTGCATA AACTGCAGGGACCACAGTGCAGGTGAtttctgtgaaatgtgtgaagATGGTTACATGCTGGCTCCCAGTCTGGATAGACGCCACTCCTGCCGACCTTGCGCCTGCCCCCTCTCAGTCCCCTCCAACAA CTTCGCAGTGCactgtgacagaggaggaacCGTTCTGCGGTGCAAGTGCCAAGAGGGCTATGCCGGACATTTCTGTGAGAG GTGTGCTCCGGGTTACTATGGCAACCCCATGGCGATTGGTAATTCCTGTAAGAGGTGTGACTGTAACGGCAACTCCGATCCCAACCTGATCTTCAACGAGTGCCACAACGTGACAGGCCACTGCCAGCACTGCTGGGGAAACACCGCCGGTGCCAACTGTGAGAGGTGTGCCCCAGGTTTCTATGGCGACGCCATCACTGACAAGAACTGCAGAG AATGCATGTGCAATAAATGTGGCACCTCTTCATGCGATGACAGGACAGGAGTGTGTCACTGCAAGCCAGGTGTCACTGGACGACTCTGTGACCAGTGTGAG GAGGGCTACTCAGGTTTCTCCAGCTGTCAGGGCTGCCGGAGGTGTGAATGCGGGCCAGCTTCTGTTCGTTCCACCTGCCATCCTCTCACCCATAGCTGTCCGTGCCGCCCGGGGGCTGGAGGTCGTTACTGCGAGCGCTGCCTCCCAGGTTACTGGGACTACAGCCCCTCCGGCTGCAAGA AGTGCGACTGTGAAAAGGGCCACTGTGATATGCACACAGGAGAGTGCCTGCCAGAGGCTGCAACAGTCAACCTGTGCAACATCA GTTGTGATGAGTGTATTTGGCATCTGATTGGGGACTTGCGGTTGTCCAATAAGACACTGGACCAGCTGAAGGTTGGAGTGTTGAACATCTCCACTGGGGCTGCTGCTAACGACAGGCTCAAATACTACAACTACACAGCTCATCGACTGCAG ACTCAGTTTCAAGGCTGGAGGAACAAATCATCTGCAATCAAGGCACAGACTggggagctggaggaggccaCTGACACTGTGGTGTTAGACATCAGACAGCTGGGAGAATCG GAGAGTGTGGTGATGACTTTGGGGAACAGGCTGGATAACGACACATCAGAAACCTTAACCCTGGCTGAGCAGCTCAGTACAAACCTCACTGATCTCAACATTCGCATCGAAG AGATGATCCATGACTGGGAGCTGTACAGTGTTCACCAGGATGTGGACCCAGAGGTGGTCAGACGCAACACAGAGGAAGCCCAGGGAATGGTGGCCTGGATGAGGAAACTGGACCTGTCCCCACGAGAGCCCATTGCCACTGACGAGTCAACTGAGGCCCACGACT TGCTGAGGCGTATCCGTCAGTTGGAGAAGAAGTTGATCATCACAGACAGCCGCCTCCCACCTGTCAGGGAGGTTCTGACCCGCTTCTCCACCAAGCTGTTGGATGCTCAGGGTTTTCTCCAGAAAGCAGCCAGCACCATCCAGGAGACAGAGAACAAGTACACAGCCAACGTCCTCAAATTCCAGAGGAATGAG GTGAAGCAGCAGGGGCTGACAGATGACCATACTGCTGTCAATGACACACTGGAAGTAGCCAGAGGCTTCATCTCTGacacagagaggactgtggCTGAGGTGGATGCTATGGTGCAG AATGTGACAGAGTACCATGCAGCGATAGATGGTGCCAGCCAAAAGCTGATGGAGAAGACA GAGCGTCTCTCGCTGGCCGACAGAGATCTGGTTCAGACGGCCGACGATCACGCTGAGGAGCTGGACAGACAGGCCAACGAACTGGAGGA GGATCTGAGAGCGAGTGATGCCAACGGCTTTGTGCAGAGAGCCATAAGTGCCGCCAATGTCTACAACAACATAGTGAAATACATCGACGATGCCAACATCACCTCACTCACCACCCTCAACTTATCCCAAAGAGCTGAAGAT GCTATCACT GGCGTCAACAAACAGCTTGGATACCTGGTGACACAGAGTGACAATGTTTTCAAGGAGTCTGTTTCATTACGCTCAGAACAAATTG AGGTTGAAAGTGAGGTGGCTGACAAGCTGAAATACATTGAAGAGACCAAAGAGACCATggataaaaacaccaaaaaactTTCAGAAATAGTGCAGGATATCAGTGGAATTCAGGCAG ACAGAACACCACAGCGCCTGGAGTTCACCCTGAAGGTAGCTGAGGGTACTCTCAACCGCTCAGCAGAAGTCCTTCAAACTGTCACCCCCATAAGCAGCAAGGTTGAGGAATGGGCCAACAACATGAGAAACAATGAATACTCCACAGCTGCTTATGAGCAGGCCGTTTCTTCTGCCGGAGACGCTG TGGAGAACCTGAATGTGCTCGTTCCTGAGTTGCTGAACAAGCTGAAGGTGGTTGAGGAGAAGAAACCTGTCAACAACGTGACCACCAACATCATGAGGATCAGAGAGCTCATAGCCCAGGCCAGGAGCGTGGCCAAGAAA GTCCAAGTGTCCATGAAGTTTAACGGCCAGTCCTCGGTGGAGGTTCATCCTCACACCAACCTGGAAGAGCTGAAGACAGTGACATCCATTAGCTTGTTCATGAGAGTGGACCCTGACAAGGATCCCATAGAGGACCGTTTCATCCTTTACTTGGGAGACAGAAAT GGTGCAAAGGACTACATGGGTTTGGCTATCAAGAATGACAACCTGGTGTACGTTTACAACCTCGGTGGCGAAGATGTTGAAATCCCACTGGGTTCAAAGCCTGTTAGCCAGTGGCCTGCAGTCTTCAATTACATCAAAGTAGAGAG GCTGGGCAGACATGGAAAAGTCTTCCTGACCATTCCCAGTCAGAGTTCCACAGACGAGCAGAAGTTCATCCAGAAAGGCGAGGCTCCAGGCACTGATTCCCTGTTTGACATTGAC CCCAAGGATATAGTGTTTTTTGTTGGTGGTGTCCCACCAGATGTCAGG CTTCCTCCCCCCCTGGCTCTTGCTCCTTTTGTGGGCTGCATTGAGTTGGCCTCGTTGAACAATGATGTGATCAGTCTATACAATTTCAAGATGACTCACAAAATGGATATGGTTACATCATCACCATGCCCCAG gtACAAGTTGGCGTTCTCGCAGAGTCGCATTGCCAGCTACCTGTTTGATGGAACAGGCTACGCGCTCATCAATAATATTGAGAGGAGGGGCAAGTTTGGTGTTGTCACAAGATTTGATATTGCAGTACGAACAGTTGCAAACAATGGTGTCCTATTCCTCATGGTCAGTGGG GATAAATTCTTCCTTTTAGAATTAAAAAATGGCTTCCTGCGCCTTATGTACGACTTTGGCTTCAGCAACGGGCCAAAACTTTTGGAGAATAACTTACCAAAGCTGCAAATAAATGATGCACGATACCACGAG GTGTCAGTCATCTACCATCAGTCCAAGAAGGTGATCTTACTAGTGGACAAAAGCCATGTTAAGTCTATGGAGAATCCAAAAACCACACTGCCTTTCTCAGATATCTACATAGGTGGGGCTCCTTCGAGTATCCTAAAATCCAG GCCAGAGCTGTCTGCTGTGATGGGTTTGAAAGGCTGTGTGAAAGGCTTCCAGTTCCAGAAAAAAGACTTTAACCTGCTGGAGGAACCTGGTACTATTGGCATCAGCAGCGGCTGCCCTGAGGAGTCCTTT ATGTCCCGTAAAGCCTATTTCACTGGAGAGAGCTACCTGGGATCCACAGCAAAGATTTCACCCTTCGACAACTTTGAAGGAGGCCTCAACTTTAGAACATTGCAGTCCAGTGGACTTCTGTTCTATCACAGTGAAGGG TCTGATGAATTTAGTATCTCCCTGGAGAATGGAGCAGTGGTGCTAAACTCCAGAGGTACAAGAGTCAAATCACACAAGAAACAATACAGTGATGGAAGAACACACTTCTTAGTGGCCTCAGTGAACAATCAGAA GTATTCTCTGTTGGTGGATGACAAAGACAAGCAGGAGAAGAAACGTCCGTCATCAGCCACAAGATCCTCATCAGGTTCTGCTGTAAAAACCTTCTACTATGGTGGGTCTCCAAGCAGCAGCTTCAAGAACTTCACAGGCTGCATCAGCTATGCCTACATCAACAG ACAAGACCGGGACATTGAACCAGAGGACTTTCAACGGTACACAGAGAAGGTTCAGACCTCCCTGCAGGACTGTCCAGTCCAGCGCCCCCCTGCCGCTCTACTGTCAGGACACAGCGTTAACACAACCAGAGTTAAACATGGCCAGTCACAgaag GTTACCAGGGATAAGTCCAGCCTCCCTCTAGGCCTGAGCCTAATATCAGAGCCAAATATGGAGCCCTGCTACCTCTCCTCAAGTCCCAGAGCATCTCCCCAAGCCTTCCACTATGGTGGCATTGCCAATAGCAGACAGCACTACAAAGATCTCCCTGACTCCCTCTCTGAGAG GTCCCACTTCTCCTTGTCCCTGAAGACCCACTCATCCTTTGGTCTCATCTTCTATGTATCTGATGTCCAAGAGGACAACTTCATGGCTCTCTTTCTGGCCCATGGGAAGCTTGTATACACCTTCAATGTAGCAGACCAGAGAGTCAAAATCAAGAGTGAGAAGAAATACAATGATGGTGCATGGCATAAT GTTATTTTTATCCGTGATGAAAGTATGGGACGGTTGATAATTGATGGGCTTACAGTGCTGGAGGAC GAGCTTGAGGGAAGCAACACCTCCTGGCATGTCAACAGTCCCCTCTATGTTGGAGGAGTTCCACCTGGGAGAGCTCAGAAGAATATTCAG AGAAACTCAGCACACAGCTTTACAGGCTGTTTGAAGAACCTTCAGCTCGATGGGCAGCAGTTGTCCTCTGCGACAGAGACGTTTGGGGTCACACCCTGCTTTGAGGGAGTCTCTGAGACAGGAACATACTTCTCAAAAGAGGGAGGATACATTATGCTGG ATGACTCTTTTGACCTCGGGCTGAGGTTTGAGCTGGTGATGGAGGTGCGCCCCCGTGTGTCATCTGGGGTGCTAATGCATGTGCACGCAGCAGAGGGCTTTTTAACTATGTACATTCATCAAGGAGCA gtggtGGTTCTTGTAAATGATGGGACCCATGAGTTCTTCACAAAGGTGTCTCCAAGACAGGATCTGTGTGCTGGAAACTGGCACAGAATTACTG TGATCCGAGATGCCAATGTTGTCCAGCTGGATGTGGACTCTGAGGTCAACCATGTGGTGGGACCTCTGAATGCCAGCTCCACAGATAGTACAAAGCCAGTGTTCATCGGTGGAGCTCCCG aTCTTTTCCTCCCAGAGAACATTCCCACCAGAGAGGCCTACGTGGGCTGTATGAGGAACCTGAGCATCAATAACAGTCAAGTGAACTTCAGCAAAGCTGTTCTGGTCAGTGGAGCTGTCAGCATTGGAACCTGCCCAGCAGCATAA